The genomic stretch CGCGCGGTGCTCGCCCCGGTGAGGAGGTCGGCCACCTTGTTCGAGCGCTCGCCCATGAGGTCGAAGTCGGCGGCCATGAGGCGGGCGAGCATGTCGGCGGTGACGTGCGGCATCGTCGCACCGCGAGCGCCGGCGTCGCTGGCGGCCTTGCGCGCGCGTGTGTGGGAGATGGACCAGGCGGTCGGAGCGATGAAGACGTCGGCGGCGGCGAGCGCCGCGGCGACGGCCTTGGACGGCTCCTGGCCGTCGGTGGTGCGGGCGGTCGCGACCGTCAGCGTGGCGTCGGCCCCGGCGCGCTCGGCCTCGTCGCGCAGGGCGGCGGAGATGTCGGCGGTGGAGGCGTCGCCGACCACGACCACCTCCTCGCCCGGGCGGACGGCCAGGCAGCGGTGGATGACGGTCTCGACGGCGCGGGCGAGGTCGGTCGGCATCGGCGGGACGCTACTCAGTAGATCCGGGCGGCGCCTCTGACGCAGCGCATCAGCCCCGCGCGAAGCCTCGCGTGACCTCGGCCGGCTCAGCGGCGGGCGTGCCCGACGGCCTGGAGGCGGTCGCCGGTGCGGGCGAGCTCGCCGCACGGGCGGTCGCCGGGCCAGCTCGCGGCGCGCAGCCGGTCCTCGAGCTTCGAAGAGATGGCCGTCAGCAGCGCGTCCGCCTCGCCCGCCACCTCGTTCTCCGGGACGTGCAGCACGGTGCGCAGGAAGTGCTCGACCACCCGCCGGCGACGCCGGACGGCGTCGGACTGGCGACGGCCGTCGGCGGTGAGCAGCCAGCCGCCGGTCTCCGCCCGCACGATGAATCCGTCGGCCTCGAGACGCCGCAGCATCTCGTGGACGGTCGGAGCCGAGAGCCCGAGCGAGCGGGCGATCGCCGCGCCGGCGACGGGCACACCGCCACGACCGAGACGGCCCATCACCTCGAGGTACCGCGCCTCCGCGGGGCTGGGCGGGCGCAGCTCGGTTTCGTGCTGATCCGTGGCGCTCTGGCTCATGGCAGGCAACTATAACAACGAGTTCAAAATAGCTGCCACCTAACGGTTACCCACGCATTGCTAGGCTTTCCACCAATGGCCGACGGTGCGCACATCCAGCTTCCCGAGGACGCCCTCTGCTCCGCACTGCGCGAGCGGGGCCAGCGCGTGACGCCCCAGCGGCTCACGATCGCGCGCGTCGTCCGGGAGCTCGACCGCCACGTGACGGCCGAGCAGGTCCTCACCGCCGTGTCCGATCGGCTCCCCGGAGTCTCCCTGCCGACCGTCTACGCGACGCTCGAGCTCCTCGAGGAGCTTGGCAGCGTTCGCCGGGTCAGCGCCGGCGGCGGCGCGGTCCTCTACGACCCGCGCACGCACCCCCACCACCACGTCGTCTGCACCCGTTGCGGAGCCGTCGCCGACATCGACGCCCCGCTCGACGACGAAGCCGTCATCACCGCCGCGCGCGACGCGGGCTTCGAGCCGGAACGCGCCGACACGGTCGTCCACGGCATCTGCATGGCCTGCCGCAGCTGAGGCGGTCGTCTCAGCCGCACGCGCACTAGACTGCGCGATCCCCGCCGGAGTAGCTCAGTCGGTTAGAGCAGCGGAATCATAATCCGCGTGTCGGGGGTTCGAGTCCCTCCTCCGGCATTGGAAAGGCCCTGCAAAAGCAGGACTTTTCGCGTTCCCCTGGAAGTACGAAGGTCATCGAAATAGGTCCCGAACAAGTGTCCTCTCGGGACCCGTTCGGCCTCTCGGAGCGGTTCAATCGGACGCGTTCAGGGCCCGTACCGCCCGGCTCTGAACCCTGATCGCCGGTCGTGCAGGGGCATGGCGGACTGTGTCGCCGCCCGAGCCCACGTTGGCGCGTTGGCGTGCCCGTGGGCCCAGGCGCGGGCGTAGGCTCGCGCCGAGACCGCAGAGTCGCCATCCGATGGTTCCGCTGCCAAGCACCAACGCGCGTCTTTTCGTCCGGCCCGCGGACATGCTCGTGCTGGCGGCGGAGTGGACCGGCGTGAGCGAGACCACGGCGCCGTCTGGGCAGCTACTCATCAGCCCGGCGTTCGCCGGCGAGGGTCGTGTGACGCTGACGCTGCCGCCGCAGGCGATCGCCGAGGCGAAGTTCGACCGCGACGACGACGTCGCCCGGCGCGGCGCCCGGCTCTCCGGTCCGAGCCAGGTGACGTTCCTCCTCGCCGACGACACGCAAATCGAGATGACTGCGGAAGGCCTGCTCGCCGCGCTTGCCGCGGCAGGCCAGCACGTCGAGCTGGTGGCCGCCGGGCGCGAGCCGACCGCGATCGAGCTCCCCTGGCACCTGACGCTCACGCTCCAGCACCTCACCGGCGGCCAGGTCGTCTCGCGCCACGACGCGACGGCGGTCACGTCGGTAGGCGGCGTCGCCGGACTCTGGCACGCGCGGCTCTGCGCCGATGGCGCGGGCGAGGACGACGCGGCCCTGCTGTTGCTGCCGCTGCACGCTGACCAGGACGATGCGCAGCTCGATGTCCAGCCGCTGTCCGGGCAGCAGCGCCAGTCCATCGTCGACGCGGCCCATGCCGCGGCCGGCCCGGCGCTGGCCCGTGCCCGGCGGGTGGGGCTCGGCCCGCTCGGCGGCACGCTGTCCGCGGCGCTGTCGTCGGCGGACCTCGAGTGGAACCACGACGCCACGCTCGGGCGCGATCACCAGGTGCGCACCGCCGAGCACGGGGTGCTGTACCCGTTCGGCCACCGCGCGATCTTCGTCGAGACGGCGCGGCGCGAGCTGCTCCCGGCCGGCGACCCGGCGGTCGCGGGCCTGCACCGCGAGGCGCAGCTCATCATCATCGACCGCAAGCGGGCGACGACCGACGGAGAGCTCGAGCTGCGCCGGCGGTTCCCGTTCAGCGAGGTCGAGATCCTCGCGGCGAGCTTCCCGCACATGAAGCCGCCGAGCCCCGCGGACTTCACCACCGTCCGCCGCCCCGTCGTACCGCACGGCGAGCTCGCAGACGAGCAGCAGCAGCTGCGCGACCAGCGGGCCGAGCTTGCGGCGCTGGTGCAGCAGCGGATCGACGACCTCCCGGACGCGCTGCAGGCGTACCTCGATGCGCACATGGGCTCCTCCGACCAGCTCGCCGACGCTCAGCAGCACCTGGCCGACACGCCCGACCCGCAGACACTGAGAGAGGAGAACGCCGAGACGAACCGGACCATCGACCTGCTCGAGCACGAGCTTGGCCTGCTCGTGCCGACCACGGGCGCGGACGGCGAGACGATCGAACCCGATCCGGCCCAGGTGCAGGCGCTGCAGGACCAGATCTCCGCGCTGATCGCCACCCTGCACTCCAACGCCGAGATCCAGCAGGCGGCCGTCGACTTCCCGGCGGCGGTCGCTGCGGTGCAACAGC from Capillimicrobium parvum encodes the following:
- a CDS encoding Fur family transcriptional regulator, yielding MADGAHIQLPEDALCSALRERGQRVTPQRLTIARVVRELDRHVTAEQVLTAVSDRLPGVSLPTVYATLELLEELGSVRRVSAGGGAVLYDPRTHPHHHVVCTRCGAVADIDAPLDDEAVITAARDAGFEPERADTVVHGICMACRS
- a CDS encoding metal-dependent transcriptional regulator, with the translated sequence MSQSATDQHETELRPPSPAEARYLEVMGRLGRGGVPVAGAAIARSLGLSAPTVHEMLRRLEADGFIVRAETGGWLLTADGRRQSDAVRRRRRVVEHFLRTVLHVPENEVAGEADALLTAISSKLEDRLRAASWPGDRPCGELARTGDRLQAVGHARR